TCGATACGCGCAAGCTGAAGGCTCAGTGCTTCGTTAGGGGTATATCCGAGTTGATTTAAAATCGCTTCATATGTCATTAGTGTGTTCCTTTGTAAAAATAGAGAGTTATTCTATCATAGAAGTATTTATTGACTATAATAATGTCATGAAATCACTCCTAATTCGTCTTACCCACGGCCTTTATGACCAAGATATTGCACCCGAGGAGCGCGAAAGCGTCAATCAGTGGGCTGCGATGAAACTCATCACTCATGATGAGGGAAAATATCAGTTCAACTCCCAATACCGTGCGGGTATTGTCTCTCTTGCCTCCGAAAGCGGTGCCTATCTTCAGACATTAGGAGAGAGCATACGAGATCACTTTATCGAAACTGCCAATCTGATGGGTGCCAAAAGCGGTGATTTAGTCATTGCACAGAGACTATTAGGAAAACGGGGCGGTCCGCAAGCCAAAGTCGTTGTTATTGCCGGTCGGAGTGAAACATTCAGCGTTGCCGTCGTATCCATGAAAAACGGACATTTAGGACTCTACGATATCCGAACCGACCATCCCGCAGGTTTTGCCCTTACCGATCTTTCTAAGAATAGTGAGGGGTCACTCTACCAGATCAATAATCAAAGCGGAACGATCGCCGCTTATCTGGGTAATCTCAGTGATCCCAAGGTGGACGAGAAAATCGTCCTTGCCCTCTACAACAAGCATGATGCATTCGAAGACGACGTACTTGAAATGGCACGGGAGTTTCCAAAAGAGGTCGATGCATCCCTCTACCCAAACCGCCGTGACTTGCGTCATCTGCCGTTTTGTACCATCGATCCCGTCACCGCCAAAGATTTCGATGACGCAATCTGCTACATTCCCGAGACTTCTACCCTCTACGTCGCAATCGCCGATGTCAGCGAATACGTCCACCCTTTCGGAGCGATCGACGCCGAGGCGATTTACCGCAGCTTTTCCATCTATCTTCCCCATCGTTCCATCCCGATGCTGCCGCGCGAGCTGAGCGAAACCCTTTGTTCACTTCAGCCCCTCGTCGATCGGCTTGCCTACACTTTTGAGATGCATATCGATCCGGTAACCTATGAGATGGATTCCCATACCCATTATGAGTCGATCATCCATTCTCATCGCAGGTTCACTTACGAGCAGATCGATGCGTTTTTTGAGGGCAATCACCATGCTGAAAATGAAAAAGAAGCTCTTGTCCTTGCCTATATCCCCGCACTCAATGAACTCACCGGAAAACTCCGCGCCGAGCGGATGAAAAAAGGATATAACTTCCGTTCCAGCGAACTGGAAATGCGGATCGATGAAGATCAAAATATCGTTTCTACCGAATTTGCCGTCGAGACCCCGTCTCATGCATTGATCGAGGATTGTATGCTTCTTGCTAACAAAGCTGCCGCGTCACTGTATGAGCGAGGTGTGTTTCGTATCCACGAATCTCCCTCTCCGCTCAAGCTCCAAAGCCTTTACACCGAGTTAGCGAGTATCGGTATTTTCGTCGAATCACAAGGCTCTATCAAAGAAACGATTATGGCGATCCAAGCCGAAGCGGAAAAACGTGATCTCATCAGTGAAGTCGATACCCTCATTATCCGCGCTCAAATGCAGGCACGCTACGCCCCGTATAATATGGGACATTTCGGTCTCGGATTCGATCGCTATACCCATTTCACCTCTCCGATCCGCCGATACAGCGACCTGATTGTCCATCGTTTACTCAAAGCGATCGCGGCGGGAGACACCGAAGAAGGATCGTATGTGTTACGCAATATCGAGTCGCTCTGTACCTCCATCAGTGAAAAAGAGCGCGAGGCAAGCGATATCGAGATCCGTTTCCATGAACGTAAATTTGCCCGCTGGGCAGCCACTGTTATCGGTCAAGAG
The nucleotide sequence above comes from Sulfuricurvum sp.. Encoded proteins:
- a CDS encoding ribonuclease R family protein translates to MKSLLIRLTHGLYDQDIAPEERESVNQWAAMKLITHDEGKYQFNSQYRAGIVSLASESGAYLQTLGESIRDHFIETANLMGAKSGDLVIAQRLLGKRGGPQAKVVVIAGRSETFSVAVVSMKNGHLGLYDIRTDHPAGFALTDLSKNSEGSLYQINNQSGTIAAYLGNLSDPKVDEKIVLALYNKHDAFEDDVLEMAREFPKEVDASLYPNRRDLRHLPFCTIDPVTAKDFDDAICYIPETSTLYVAIADVSEYVHPFGAIDAEAIYRSFSIYLPHRSIPMLPRELSETLCSLQPLVDRLAYTFEMHIDPVTYEMDSHTHYESIIHSHRRFTYEQIDAFFEGNHHAENEKEALVLAYIPALNELTGKLRAERMKKGYNFRSSELEMRIDEDQNIVSTEFAVETPSHALIEDCMLLANKAAASLYERGVFRIHESPSPLKLQSLYTELASIGIFVESQGSIKETIMAIQAEAEKRDLISEVDTLIIRAQMQARYAPYNMGHFGLGFDRYTHFTSPIRRYSDLIVHRLLKAIAAGDTEEGSYVLRNIESLCTSISEKEREASDIEIRFHERKFARWAATVIGQEFKARIMRAEEPVMAEIHDTITGAKVAITSQFGLMLFDDIIVKIESSNLATAKITASFVRRIEKEEVSHTSEPAGKLYE